CTCCCGTTCGAGGCGCTCGGTGATGATCTCGAGATGCAGGAGGCCGAGGAACCCGCAGCGGAAGCCGAAGCCGAGTGCCACGGAGGTCTCGGGCTCGTAGACCAACGCCGCATCGCTGAGCTTCAGCTTGTCGAGGGCCTCGCGGAGGATCGGGTAGTCCGATCCGTCGATCGGGTAGAGCCCCGAGAACACCATCGGCTTCGGCTCGGAGTAGCCCTTCAGCGCGACCGTCGCCGGGCGGAGGTGCGTCGTGACGGTGTCGCCGACCTTCGAGAGCCGCACATCTTTCACGCCCGTGATGAGGTACCCGACCTCACCGACCGCCAGCCCCTTGCTGGGCGTCGGCTCCGGCGAGCTCACGCCGATCTCCAGCACCTCGTGCGTGGATTTGGTACTCATCATCATGATCTTCTCGCGCGGCGTGAGCCTGCCGTCGATCATGCGCACGTAGGTGATCACTCCGCGGTAGGCGTCGTAGACCGAGTCGAAGATCATCGCGCGCGGGGGTGCGTCGATGTCCCCGACGGGTGCCGGGATGCTCTGCACCACCAGGTCGAGCAGCTCCTCGACCCCCATGCCGGTCTTGCCGCTGACGCGCAGCACGTCTTCGGCCCGGCCGCCGATGAGGCCGGCGAGCTCCTCGGCGTACTTGTCGGGGTCTGCGGCGGGCAGGTCGATCTTGTTCAGGACCGGGATGATCGTCAGGTCGTTGTCGAGCGCGAGGTAGAGGTTGGCGAGGGTCTGCGCCTCGATGCCCTGTGCGGCATCCACCAGCAGGATCGCGCCCTCGCAGGCCGCCAGCGACCGGCTGACCTCGTAGGTGAAGTCGACGTGGCCAGGGGTGTCGATCATGTTGAGCGCGTAGGTCTGGCCGTTCTGGGACCACGGCATGCGCACGGCCTGGCTCTTGATGGTGATGCCGCGCTCACGCTCGATGTCCATGCGGTCGAGGTATTGGGCTCGCATGTCGCGGTCGCTGACCACACCGGTGATCTGCAGCATGCGGTCGGCCAGGGTCGACTTGCCGTGGTCGATGTGCGCGATGATGCAGAAGTTGCGGATGAACGCGGGGTCGGTCGACGCCGGCTGGAGTTCCTGTAGTGCTCTGGGGCTCACGCGTTCCTCAAGATTTTTCGGCGATGCTGCTGCGGGTGGTGCTGTCGATGTGCTCACAGAAGTTTACGAGACAGATGCACCCGGCGGTTCCCGGCCCCCAAACCTGTGGAGAGCTGACGGGAATCTCTGGGCTGTGGAGGAGTTGAAAGAGGTATGAGTATCTTTCTGACCGGTGCGACCGGTTTCGTAGGTTCAGCAGTTCTCCGCCAGCTCCTGGCCCAGGGACGAGAGGTGACAGCCCTCGTCCGCTCGGGCGAGAAGGCCGCCACGGTGAGCGAGCTCGGGGCGAAGGCCGTGGTCGGCGACATCACCGACA
Above is a genomic segment from Subtercola boreus containing:
- the lepA gene encoding translation elongation factor 4, coding for MSPRALQELQPASTDPAFIRNFCIIAHIDHGKSTLADRMLQITGVVSDRDMRAQYLDRMDIERERGITIKSQAVRMPWSQNGQTYALNMIDTPGHVDFTYEVSRSLAACEGAILLVDAAQGIEAQTLANLYLALDNDLTIIPVLNKIDLPAADPDKYAEELAGLIGGRAEDVLRVSGKTGMGVEELLDLVVQSIPAPVGDIDAPPRAMIFDSVYDAYRGVITYVRMIDGRLTPREKIMMMSTKSTHEVLEIGVSSPEPTPSKGLAVGEVGYLITGVKDVRLSKVGDTVTTHLRPATVALKGYSEPKPMVFSGLYPIDGSDYPILREALDKLKLSDAALVYEPETSVALGFGFRCGFLGLLHLEIITERLEREFNLDLIATAPSVIYEVTTDDKKTVTVTNPSEFPGGKIKSVSEPMVKASILAPKDYVGTIMELCQGRRGSLDGMEYVGTDRVELHYHMPLGEIVFDFFDHLKSRTQGYASLDYEPIGEQEADLVKVDILLQGEAVDAFSAIVHKDKAYAYGVLMTERLKKLIPRQQFEVPIQAAIGARIIARESISAIRKDVLAKCYGGDITRKRKLLEKQKEGKKRMKMVGRVEVPQEAFIAALSGETETKDKK